A single window of Archangium gephyra DNA harbors:
- the recJ gene encoding single-stranded-DNA-specific exonuclease RecJ: MMPEVPQEQAAALAAELGLHPLSARVLVHRGLRTPEAASAFLSDKLADLPDPFRMKGMAAAVERLFRAIREKEHITLYGDYDVDGVCSTSLMNLFLRELGARPATYIPHRMDEGYGLNLQAVEKIASDGTKVLVTLDCGVTSVAEISRARDLGLDVVVVDHHTVPPTLPPAVAVLNPHQPGCEYPTKHLCAAGVAFNLCMGLRKKLREDGWFATRKEPNLKALMDLVAMATVADVVPLTGANRILVQHGLQELSAGRRFGVRALKEVAGLEADSPVTAGQVGYRLGPRINAAGRLHDASLGLQLLCSESLDAARSLAQVLDRANAERQGIESGILTEALAQAEERAEHARGFVLYADGWHPGVIGIVASRVVERFHRPTVMVGVKDGVGKGSARSIEGFHLYDALSGCADLLARFGGHKHAAGLTIEAKHLPALRESFERIARQRLTPEDLIPRCKVDAVVGVKELDERAVEALQKLGPFGQGNPEPVLVLRHQVARPRVLPHKSGGAGHLKLALVDAPAVDAIGFGMADRLALTEGPVDLAFQASFDTFRGQRRLSLKLKDLRIAA, encoded by the coding sequence ATGATGCCGGAGGTACCCCAGGAGCAGGCCGCGGCGCTGGCCGCTGAGCTCGGGTTGCATCCGCTCTCCGCGCGTGTGCTCGTGCACCGCGGCCTGCGCACCCCCGAGGCCGCCTCGGCCTTCCTGTCCGACAAGCTGGCCGATCTGCCCGATCCCTTCCGCATGAAGGGCATGGCCGCCGCCGTGGAGCGGCTCTTCCGCGCCATCCGCGAGAAGGAGCACATCACCCTCTACGGCGACTACGACGTGGACGGCGTGTGCTCCACCTCGCTGATGAACCTCTTCCTCCGGGAGCTGGGCGCGCGGCCGGCCACCTACATCCCCCACCGGATGGACGAGGGCTACGGTCTCAACCTCCAGGCGGTGGAGAAGATCGCCTCGGACGGCACCAAGGTGCTGGTGACGCTCGACTGCGGCGTCACCTCCGTGGCGGAGATCTCCCGGGCGCGGGACCTGGGCCTGGACGTGGTGGTGGTGGATCACCACACGGTGCCGCCCACGCTGCCTCCGGCCGTGGCGGTGCTCAACCCGCACCAGCCCGGCTGCGAGTACCCCACCAAGCACCTGTGCGCCGCGGGCGTGGCCTTCAACCTCTGCATGGGCCTGCGCAAGAAGCTGCGCGAGGACGGCTGGTTCGCCACCCGCAAGGAGCCCAACCTCAAGGCGCTGATGGATCTGGTGGCCATGGCCACCGTGGCGGACGTGGTGCCCCTCACCGGCGCCAACCGCATCCTCGTCCAACACGGCCTGCAGGAGCTGTCCGCGGGCCGCCGCTTTGGCGTGCGCGCCCTCAAGGAGGTCGCCGGCCTCGAGGCGGACAGCCCCGTCACCGCCGGGCAGGTGGGCTACCGCCTCGGGCCCCGCATCAACGCCGCTGGCCGGCTCCACGACGCCTCGCTGGGGCTTCAGCTGCTGTGCTCCGAGTCACTCGACGCGGCGCGCTCGCTGGCGCAGGTGCTGGACCGCGCCAACGCCGAGCGGCAGGGAATCGAGAGCGGCATCCTCACCGAGGCGCTCGCCCAGGCCGAGGAGCGGGCCGAGCACGCGCGCGGTTTCGTCCTCTACGCCGACGGCTGGCACCCGGGTGTCATTGGCATCGTCGCCTCGCGCGTGGTGGAGCGCTTCCACCGGCCCACCGTGATGGTGGGCGTGAAGGACGGGGTGGGGAAGGGCTCGGCGCGCAGCATCGAGGGCTTCCACCTCTACGACGCGCTCAGCGGCTGCGCGGATCTGCTCGCCCGCTTCGGTGGGCACAAGCACGCCGCCGGCCTCACCATCGAGGCCAAGCACCTGCCCGCCCTGCGCGAGTCCTTCGAGCGCATCGCCAGGCAGCGGCTGACGCCCGAGGATCTCATCCCCCGCTGCAAGGTGGACGCGGTGGTGGGCGTGAAGGAGCTGGACGAGCGCGCCGTGGAGGCGCTTCAGAAGCTGGGGCCCTTCGGTCAGGGCAACCCCGAGCCCGTGCTCGTGCTGCGCCACCAGGTCGCCCGCCCGCGCGTGCTCCCGCACAAGTCCGGCGGAGCAGGCCACCTCAAGCTGGCCCTGGTGGACGCGCCCGCCGTGGATGCCATCGGCTTCGGCATGGCGGATCGGCTGGCGCTCACCGAGGGCCCGGTGGACCTCGCCTTCCAGGCCAGCTTCGACACCTTCCGCGGTCAGCGGCGGCTGTCCCTCAAGCTCAAGGATCTGCGCATCGCCGCCTGA
- a CDS encoding acyloxyacyl hydrolase, whose translation MTRRGIRWAVLALGFGVAGTAMAQDKQGDVNVFVNGGVGGYTGDLGELSATGPTWGATLNLQPYKMLGFEVGYEGSKNDVTDDRFRAADAPSFIRHGATSLVKVSPPFEKIRPFVGAGLGVSYVYVRGAGAGDTYSSDLMEQVPIAAGLEFNSGALTAGIRGTWRVLVDDNFADAAVPGDASGALVDGTLTVGGRF comes from the coding sequence ATGACACGCAGGGGCATCCGGTGGGCGGTGCTGGCGCTGGGGTTCGGGGTGGCCGGTACCGCGATGGCGCAGGACAAGCAAGGAGATGTGAACGTCTTCGTGAATGGAGGCGTGGGCGGGTACACGGGCGACCTGGGCGAGCTGTCCGCGACGGGCCCCACCTGGGGAGCCACCCTCAACCTGCAGCCCTACAAGATGCTGGGCTTCGAGGTGGGCTACGAGGGCTCGAAGAACGACGTGACGGACGACCGCTTCCGGGCCGCGGACGCTCCCTCGTTCATCCGCCATGGCGCCACCTCCCTGGTGAAGGTGTCGCCGCCCTTCGAGAAGATCCGTCCCTTCGTGGGCGCGGGGCTGGGCGTCTCCTACGTGTACGTGCGGGGCGCGGGCGCGGGCGACACGTACAGCTCGGACCTGATGGAGCAGGTGCCGATCGCGGCCGGCCTCGAGTTCAACTCCGGGGCGCTGACGGCGGGCATCCGCGGCACGTGGCGGGTGCTGGTGGACGACAACTTCGCGGACGCGGCGGTGCCGGGGGACGCGAGCGGCGCGCTGGTGGACGGCACCCTCACGGTGGGTGGCCGTTTCTGA
- a CDS encoding YHS domain-containing protein translates to MKDVAKRHLDPVCGKHLEAPEGRPSTEYKKRRYFFCSERCRTAFQKQAERFRMNDLARAGALLTPGRVRWGIA, encoded by the coding sequence ATGAAGGACGTTGCGAAGCGACACCTGGATCCGGTCTGTGGCAAGCACCTGGAGGCGCCCGAGGGCCGTCCGTCCACGGAGTACAAGAAGCGCCGGTACTTCTTCTGCTCGGAGCGGTGCCGCACGGCGTTCCAGAAACAGGCGGAGCGTTTCCGGATGAACGACCTGGCGCGAGCCGGCGCGTTGCTGACGCCGGGCCGGGTGCGCTGGGGCATCGCCTGA
- the secD gene encoding protein translocase subunit SecD — MDRGWYWRLGLVIGVTLLTLWLLIPSYYSLFVLERSERNNLALLEERMPRWAPPAKYRINLGLDLQGGIHMVMRVDTKTALQKRTERRGDQIARYINEKQLGQVTVNTDPEALRLSLTAADEKTMDAIEKEVLATFTDFVKVSRTGPTLVLTPDEGQVTRFREESVDQAMLIIRSRIDKWGVAEVDVRKLGTDAIQISLPGRNDPERAKELVGTTAQLEFRMVDDTTDFFRQTFTQTPPPQGSNITLDTAEGFPQLVGPNREALLAYVQPTTPADRQVLLECIPNATRKGVCDSYRTYLVEKEVPLTGESITGADASLSQLNEPEVNISFDAAGAREFELLTEKGTGRRMAIVLDDNVQSAPRINERIGGGRARITMGRSGGRPLEVWLADAQTLALALKAGALPAPVTTGEIRQVGASLGDELIRKGSLAAIVGLALVILFMAIYYKVAGVIADVALALNGLLILAGLALFNATLTLPGIAAFALTLGVAVDANVLINERIREELGHGKTVRMAVEQGYDRAFWTIFDAHVTALIAGFILFFTGTGPVRGFATTMIIGLLASLFTSILVTRVFMNYLVHGRNAQTLSV, encoded by the coding sequence ATGGATCGCGGCTGGTACTGGAGGCTGGGCCTGGTCATCGGCGTGACGCTGCTGACCCTGTGGCTCCTCATCCCCTCCTATTATTCGCTGTTCGTGCTCGAGCGCAGTGAGCGCAACAACCTGGCCCTGCTCGAGGAGCGGATGCCCAGGTGGGCGCCCCCCGCCAAGTACCGCATCAACCTGGGGCTGGATCTCCAGGGCGGTATCCACATGGTGATGCGGGTGGACACCAAGACGGCGCTGCAGAAGCGCACCGAGCGCCGGGGTGATCAGATCGCCCGCTACATCAACGAGAAGCAGCTGGGCCAGGTGACCGTGAACACGGATCCCGAGGCCCTGCGCCTGTCGCTGACGGCCGCGGACGAGAAGACCATGGACGCGATCGAGAAGGAGGTGCTCGCCACCTTCACCGACTTCGTCAAGGTGTCGCGCACGGGGCCGACGCTGGTGCTCACCCCGGACGAGGGCCAGGTGACGCGCTTCCGCGAGGAGTCCGTGGATCAGGCGATGCTCATCATCCGCAGCCGCATCGACAAGTGGGGCGTGGCGGAAGTGGATGTGCGCAAGCTGGGCACCGATGCCATCCAGATCTCCCTGCCGGGCCGCAATGATCCCGAGCGGGCCAAGGAGCTGGTGGGCACCACCGCGCAGCTCGAGTTCCGCATGGTGGACGACACCACCGACTTCTTCCGGCAGACCTTCACGCAGACGCCGCCGCCGCAGGGCAGCAACATCACCCTGGACACCGCCGAGGGCTTCCCCCAGCTGGTGGGCCCCAACCGCGAGGCGCTGCTGGCCTACGTGCAGCCCACGACGCCCGCGGACCGCCAGGTGCTGCTCGAGTGCATCCCCAACGCGACGCGCAAGGGCGTGTGCGACAGCTACCGCACCTACCTGGTGGAGAAGGAAGTTCCGCTCACCGGAGAGAGCATCACGGGCGCGGATGCCAGCCTCAGCCAGCTCAATGAGCCGGAGGTGAACATCAGCTTCGACGCGGCGGGCGCTCGCGAGTTCGAGCTGCTCACCGAGAAGGGCACGGGCCGGCGCATGGCCATCGTGCTGGACGACAACGTGCAGTCCGCTCCGCGCATCAACGAGCGCATCGGTGGTGGCCGGGCTCGCATCACCATGGGCCGCTCGGGTGGCCGTCCCCTCGAGGTGTGGCTGGCCGACGCGCAGACGCTGGCGCTGGCGCTCAAGGCGGGCGCGCTGCCGGCGCCGGTGACCACCGGTGAGATCCGCCAGGTGGGCGCCTCGCTGGGCGACGAGCTCATCCGCAAGGGCAGCCTGGCCGCCATCGTGGGCCTGGCGCTCGTCATCCTCTTCATGGCCATCTACTACAAGGTCGCGGGGGTCATCGCCGACGTGGCGCTGGCGCTCAACGGCCTGCTCATCCTGGCCGGCCTGGCGCTCTTCAACGCCACGCTCACCCTGCCGGGCATCGCCGCCTTCGCGCTGACCCTGGGCGTCGCGGTGGATGCCAACGTGCTCATCAACGAGCGCATCCGCGAGGAGCTCGGCCATGGCAAGACGGTGCGCATGGCGGTGGAGCAGGGCTACGATCGGGCCTTCTGGACCATCTTCGATGCCCACGTCACCGCGCTCATCGCCGGCTTCATCCTCTTCTTCACGGGGACGGGCCCGGTGCGTGGCTTCGCCACCACGATGATCATCGGCCTGCTCGCGTCGCTCTTCACGTCCATCCTCGTGACGCGCGTCTTCATGAACTACTTGGTCCACGGCCGTAACGCCCAGACGCTGTCCGTCTAA
- the yajC gene encoding preprotein translocase subunit YajC, whose translation MADSFLILAQAAGGQSPVPSIVLFIGLFVIMYFVMIRPQQKQLKAHRELVSGLKKGDEVITQGGMIGRIHQVSEREVTLEVANGVRIRVLKTSVAGRYATAGETAPAAKTEDKKEEK comes from the coding sequence GTGGCAGACAGCTTTCTGATCCTGGCCCAGGCGGCGGGCGGCCAGAGCCCGGTGCCCAGCATCGTGCTCTTCATCGGCCTGTTCGTGATCATGTACTTCGTGATGATCCGGCCGCAGCAGAAGCAGCTCAAGGCGCACCGCGAGCTCGTCTCCGGGCTGAAGAAGGGCGATGAGGTCATCACCCAGGGCGGGATGATCGGGCGCATCCACCAGGTGTCAGAGCGAGAGGTCACGCTCGAGGTGGCCAACGGGGTGCGCATCCGCGTGCTCAAGACTTCCGTGGCCGGCAGGTATGCGACGGCGGGTGAGACCGCTCCTGCCGCCAAGACCGAAGATAAGAAGGAGGAGAAGTAA
- a CDS encoding SpoIID/LytB domain-containing protein, which produces MAARTYALQKKLETYGSPFHMGSSVLHQVYGGVNREDPRSLAAVEATRGEVLTYELAPIEAYFHASCGGRTESGQDALQRNLPYLQAVDCPCGSLPASRWSATVSDAELQAALGQSTEGFHVTSRTATERVNRVATAGGLSLDGAALRRKLGYTKLKSLEFDVERSGGTWHFNGRGYGHGAGFCQWGAKALADEGLTYRDILLHYYPGTELQQLY; this is translated from the coding sequence GTGGCCGCCCGCACCTACGCCCTCCAGAAGAAGCTCGAGACCTACGGCAGCCCCTTCCACATGGGCAGCAGCGTGCTCCACCAGGTCTACGGCGGCGTCAATCGCGAGGACCCGCGCTCCCTCGCCGCCGTCGAGGCCACCCGCGGCGAGGTGCTCACCTACGAGCTCGCCCCCATCGAGGCCTACTTCCACGCCTCCTGCGGCGGCCGCACCGAGTCCGGCCAGGATGCCCTCCAGCGCAATCTCCCCTACCTGCAGGCCGTGGACTGTCCCTGCGGCAGCCTCCCCGCCAGCCGCTGGAGTGCCACCGTCTCCGACGCGGAGCTGCAGGCCGCCCTGGGGCAGTCCACCGAGGGCTTCCACGTCACCTCCCGCACCGCCACCGAGCGGGTCAACCGCGTGGCCACCGCTGGCGGCCTCTCGCTCGATGGGGCGGCGCTCCGGCGCAAGCTCGGCTACACGAAGCTCAAGAGCCTCGAGTTCGACGTGGAGCGCTCCGGCGGCACCTGGCACTTCAACGGCCGCGGCTACGGCCATGGCGCGGGCTTCTGCCAGTGGGGTGCCAAGGCGCTCGCCGACGAGGGCCTCACCTACCGCGACATCCTCCTGCACTACTACCCGGGGACCGAGCTCCAGCAGCTCTACTGA
- a CDS encoding tetratricopeptide repeat protein has translation MSAERLLALVCLLLIAACDSKSSNKEVKKPVEEISAVYRGGAVEEAEKRLRAHLQAEPRDDLAWTLLGHVLLDLNRPTEAEAAYAKALELEPRRIEAITGQGRIFRMHKEYEQAMAAYQRATAIDPSYAQAWSSMMVVALKRGLYDEAIAHGEKAYALDKNDPTIAANLAIAYHYAGNTAKRDELTQVAQKLGFKGMDWLDKVYTGQIEVRD, from the coding sequence ATGTCCGCTGAGCGCTTGCTTGCCCTGGTCTGTCTCCTGCTGATCGCCGCGTGTGACTCCAAGTCCTCCAACAAGGAGGTGAAGAAACCGGTGGAGGAGATCTCCGCCGTGTACCGCGGCGGCGCCGTGGAGGAGGCCGAGAAGCGTCTGCGCGCGCACCTGCAGGCCGAGCCTCGCGATGATCTGGCCTGGACCCTCCTCGGCCATGTCCTGCTGGACCTGAACAGGCCGACGGAGGCCGAGGCCGCCTACGCGAAGGCCCTGGAGCTCGAGCCCCGCCGCATCGAGGCCATCACCGGCCAGGGACGCATCTTCCGCATGCACAAGGAGTATGAACAGGCCATGGCGGCCTACCAGCGGGCCACCGCCATCGACCCGTCCTACGCCCAGGCCTGGTCGAGCATGATGGTGGTGGCGCTCAAGCGCGGCCTGTACGACGAGGCCATCGCTCACGGTGAGAAGGCCTACGCCCTGGACAAGAACGACCCCACCATCGCCGCCAATCTCGCCATCGCCTACCACTACGCCGGCAACACCGCGAAGCGCGACGAGCTGACCCAGGTCGCTCAGAAGCTCGGCTTCAAGGGCATGGACTGGCTGGACAAGGTCTACACCGGGCAGATCGAAGTCCGCGATTGA
- the tgt gene encoding tRNA guanosine(34) transglycosylase Tgt, whose product MGEPRKEKGDIRVPPSLVRYELLHEDASGSRARRGRLHTPHGLIETPIFMPVGTVGSVKGVGPDDLLTLDAQIILGNTYHLMLRPGDDLVGEMGGLHRFISWERPMLTDSGGFQVFSLAEKRKITEEGAAFQSHLDGRHILLTPERSIEIQETLGADIIMAFDECPPSTEDRAYLEKSLARTTRWLQRCVKAWSRERSSLFGIVQGGLDKNLRKSHAEDVCAVDLPGYALGGYSVGETPEAMHEGVAFSAPLLPRDKPRYLMGVGTPVDLVTCVEHGVDMFDCVLPTRCARNGLLFTSEGKVVIRNATYAKDPRPADPACSCYTCRNFSRAYLRHLFVAGEILAMRLNTLHNLHYFLNLMKQVRQAIAEDRYTAFARDFRDKARAQESERTRSK is encoded by the coding sequence ATGGGAGAGCCGCGCAAGGAGAAGGGTGACATCCGGGTCCCGCCGAGTCTGGTGCGCTACGAGCTGCTGCACGAGGACGCCTCGGGCTCGCGCGCTCGCCGGGGACGCCTGCACACCCCCCACGGTCTCATCGAGACCCCCATCTTCATGCCCGTGGGCACCGTGGGCAGCGTCAAGGGCGTGGGCCCGGATGATCTGCTCACGCTCGACGCTCAAATCATCCTCGGCAACACCTACCACCTGATGCTTCGGCCCGGAGACGACCTGGTGGGGGAGATGGGCGGCCTGCACCGTTTCATCTCCTGGGAGCGCCCCATGCTCACCGACAGCGGCGGCTTCCAGGTCTTCAGCCTCGCCGAGAAGCGCAAGATCACGGAGGAGGGCGCGGCCTTCCAGTCGCACCTGGACGGGCGCCACATCCTCCTGACGCCCGAGCGCTCCATCGAGATTCAAGAGACGCTCGGCGCCGACATCATCATGGCCTTCGACGAGTGCCCGCCCTCCACCGAGGATCGGGCCTATCTGGAGAAGTCCCTGGCGCGCACCACGCGCTGGCTGCAGCGGTGCGTGAAGGCCTGGAGCCGCGAGCGCTCCTCGCTCTTCGGCATCGTCCAGGGCGGCCTCGACAAGAACCTGCGCAAGTCCCACGCCGAGGACGTGTGCGCGGTGGACCTGCCCGGCTACGCGCTCGGCGGCTACTCCGTCGGGGAGACCCCCGAGGCCATGCACGAGGGCGTGGCCTTCTCCGCCCCGCTGCTCCCCCGCGACAAGCCGCGCTACCTCATGGGCGTGGGCACGCCGGTGGACCTGGTCACCTGCGTGGAGCACGGGGTGGACATGTTCGACTGCGTGCTGCCCACCCGCTGCGCGCGCAACGGCCTGCTCTTCACCTCCGAGGGCAAGGTCGTCATCCGCAACGCCACCTACGCCAAGGATCCCCGGCCCGCGGACCCCGCCTGCTCCTGCTACACCTGCCGCAACTTCAGCCGCGCCTACCTGCGCCACCTCTTCGTGGCCGGGGAGATCCTCGCCATGCGGCTCAACACCCTCCACAACCTCCACTACTTCCTCAACTTGATGAAGCAGGTGCGCCAGGCCATCGCCGAGGACCGCTACACCGCCTTCGCCCGGGACTTCCGGGACAAGGCCCGGGCCCAGGAGTCCGAGCGCACCCGCTCGAAGTAG
- the queA gene encoding tRNA preQ1(34) S-adenosylmethionine ribosyltransferase-isomerase QueA produces the protein MSSQLSDYDFELPEAQIAQAPLASRDASRLLVVSRSSGAREHRHFSDLTGLLREGDLLVVNDARVIPARLLGSKAGTGGRVELLVVRPSAPTLTSQALGGATEALEWICLGQASKGLKPGARVSFPEGLEAEVLEALGGGEYRVRFHAAPGTSLAELLDKAGRLPLPPYITRAPEAADAERYQTVYARASGAVAAPTAGLHFTPATFEALAARGIHRVEVTLDVGPGTFLPVREENLEKHHMHPERYFVPEATAQAVNAAKAEGRRVVAVGTTVVRTLESATDPDSGALRAGTGETTLFIRPGFRFRQVDVLLTNFHLPRSTLVVLVSALLGREQTLAAYREAVAAGYRFFSYGDAMLVTE, from the coding sequence GTGTCCTCCCAGCTCTCCGACTACGACTTCGAACTCCCCGAGGCGCAGATCGCCCAGGCGCCCCTCGCGTCCCGCGATGCCTCCCGCCTCCTGGTGGTGAGCCGCTCCTCGGGCGCCCGGGAGCACCGCCACTTCTCCGACCTGACCGGGCTGCTGCGCGAGGGTGACCTCCTCGTCGTCAACGACGCCCGCGTCATCCCCGCCCGCCTGCTCGGGAGCAAGGCCGGAACCGGGGGCCGGGTGGAGCTGCTCGTCGTCCGCCCCTCGGCCCCCACGCTCACCTCCCAGGCACTCGGAGGTGCCACCGAGGCCCTCGAGTGGATCTGCCTCGGCCAGGCCTCCAAGGGCCTCAAGCCCGGGGCCCGCGTCTCCTTCCCCGAGGGCCTGGAGGCCGAGGTGCTGGAGGCGCTCGGAGGAGGGGAGTACCGGGTGCGCTTCCACGCCGCGCCGGGCACCTCGCTCGCCGAGCTGCTGGACAAGGCCGGCCGCCTGCCGCTGCCGCCCTACATCACCCGGGCCCCCGAGGCCGCCGACGCCGAGCGTTACCAGACGGTGTACGCACGGGCCTCGGGCGCGGTGGCCGCTCCCACCGCGGGGCTGCACTTCACCCCGGCCACCTTCGAGGCCCTCGCGGCCCGGGGCATCCACCGCGTCGAGGTGACGCTCGACGTGGGGCCCGGCACCTTCCTCCCCGTCCGCGAGGAGAACCTCGAGAAGCACCACATGCACCCGGAGCGCTACTTCGTCCCCGAGGCCACCGCCCAGGCGGTGAACGCCGCGAAGGCCGAGGGCCGCCGGGTGGTGGCCGTGGGCACCACCGTGGTGCGCACCCTCGAGTCGGCCACGGACCCGGACTCGGGCGCCCTGCGCGCCGGCACGGGCGAGACGACCCTCTTCATCCGCCCCGGCTTCCGCTTCCGGCAGGTGGACGTGCTGCTCACCAACTTCCACCTCCCGCGCTCCACGCTGGTGGTGCTGGTGAGTGCCCTGCTCGGCCGCGAGCAGACCCTGGCGGCCTACCGGGAGGCGGTCGCCGCCGGCTACCGGTTCTTCTCGTACGGCGACGCGATGTTGGTGACGGAGTAG
- the secF gene encoding protein translocase subunit SecF, protein MQILKNQTNIDFIGKRKPAIFISTVINLIILVGIAVWGFNLGVDFAGGTVVEVQFNKDLSAADVRKRAEAGGLPDVSVQSIGAANENSFLLRLGGVTQLTEESAAKAQEAIKALGPVKSIYPDLANGIINLRSEQALTAEQIRNAVVGTGTGVEEVRELGQAQAGGFDYQVVASGMADRIRAALMTGLQAGQADFEMRRVEYVGPQVGKQLRNRGVAALLYSMIAILIYVAFRFDFKFGPGALLAMLHDVVMVAGFYLFSRAEFGLTAIAALLTIVGYSVNDTIVIYDRIREDMAKFKGKPFAEVINIAINDTLGRTILTSGVTALSLIGLLIFGVGEIRDFAWAMLVGIIVGTYSTIYIASPLTIWLDEREAARQAREKTRMDQPKTA, encoded by the coding sequence ATGCAAATCCTCAAGAACCAGACGAACATCGACTTCATCGGCAAGCGCAAGCCCGCCATCTTCATCTCCACGGTGATCAACCTGATCATCCTGGTGGGCATCGCCGTGTGGGGCTTCAACCTCGGTGTGGACTTCGCCGGCGGTACGGTGGTGGAGGTGCAGTTCAACAAGGACCTCTCCGCGGCGGACGTGCGCAAGCGGGCCGAGGCGGGCGGGCTGCCCGACGTGTCGGTGCAGAGCATCGGCGCGGCCAACGAGAACTCGTTCCTCCTGCGGCTGGGTGGCGTCACCCAGCTCACCGAGGAGAGCGCGGCCAAGGCCCAGGAAGCCATCAAGGCGCTGGGGCCGGTGAAGAGCATCTACCCGGACCTGGCCAACGGCATCATCAACCTGCGCTCCGAGCAGGCGCTCACCGCCGAGCAGATCCGCAATGCGGTGGTGGGCACGGGCACGGGCGTGGAGGAGGTGCGCGAGCTGGGCCAGGCGCAGGCCGGCGGCTTCGACTACCAGGTCGTCGCCAGCGGCATGGCGGACCGCATCCGCGCCGCGCTGATGACGGGCCTGCAGGCGGGCCAGGCGGACTTCGAGATGCGCCGCGTGGAGTACGTGGGTCCGCAGGTCGGCAAGCAGCTGCGCAACCGCGGCGTCGCGGCGCTGCTGTACTCGATGATCGCCATCCTCATCTACGTGGCGTTCCGGTTCGACTTCAAGTTCGGCCCGGGCGCGCTGCTCGCCATGCTCCACGACGTGGTCATGGTGGCCGGCTTCTACCTGTTCAGCCGCGCGGAGTTCGGCCTCACCGCCATCGCCGCGCTGCTCACCATCGTGGGTTACTCGGTCAACGACACCATCGTCATCTACGACCGCATCCGCGAGGACATGGCCAAGTTCAAGGGCAAGCCGTTCGCCGAGGTGATCAACATCGCCATCAACGACACCCTGGGCCGCACCATCCTCACCTCGGGTGTCACCGCGCTCTCGCTCATCGGCCTGCTCATCTTCGGCGTGGGAGAGATCCGCGACTTCGCCTGGGCGATGCTCGTGGGCATCATCGTGGGCACGTACTCGACCATCTACATCGCCAGCCCGCTCACCATCTGGCTGGACGAGCGCGAGGCCGCCCGTCAGGCCCGTGAGAAGACGCGCATGGATCAGCCCAAGACGGCCTGA